TACCGGCAATACGGTGACATTCAACCACATCTGAATGTTCCATTGCAAACTTTTTATATTTATTGCAATCCCTTGGTTCCATCAAAACAAACGCAGTAATATGTTTTTTTAATTCTTTCGGATTAACAATCGTGCGATAACTTATAATTACCCCCTGTTCTTCTAGTCTTCTAACTCGCTCTGTAACAGAAGGAGAACTCAAACCTACCAGTTTTCCTATTTCAACCATACTTAAACGTGCATTTTCCTGAAGATGAGAAAGAATCTTTAAATCTGTATCATCCATTGCTTGGCCTCCCCTTGATTAATTAAGAAAACATTTAATAATTCTTAAATTCTTTAAGAAAATTATAATTAATACATAAATTATAGCATGTTATCTTTTTTTTAAACTTTATATAATTAATATTAATTAACGAAAGAGAGGCTGAGAATCTTGACACAACAATCATTGAAACGTTCAATTACTTGGGTACAGGGGACCGCATTAACCATCGGAGCTGTGTTAGGCTGTGGAATCCTTATTTTACCTTCAATTACTGCAAATAGCGCTGGACCAGCTTCAATTTTATCTTGGGTTATCATGTCTATATTAGCTTTTCCTATTGTAGCAACTCTAGCGCGTCTTGCTAAAATGATTCCTAGTGCTGGAGGAATTACAGCTTATGTTCAGATGGCATTTAATGCAAATACGAGTGCCATCCTAGGCTGGATTATGTTAGGATCTATTCCTATTGGAGTGCCTATTATTGCTTTAACAGGTGCCCATTATATTGGATATGTTTTTCCAATAAGCAATCTTAGTGTTATAGGAATTGCAGCATTAATTTTAATTACCTCTTTACTCTTACATATAAAAGGAATCGAGCTATCATCAAAAGTTAGTGTGTTTGTAATTTGTATTATTTCACTTTTAATAGTTGTCGCTGTTATCGTTTCTATACCATATGTAAAATTAAGTTCTTTTACACCATTTGTACCAAACGGGTGGTCTTCCGTTGGCGCTTCTTCTGTAATTATCTTTTTCTCCTTTGTAGGGTGGGAAATGATAACCCCATTAGCTGAAGAATTTAAAAGGCCCGCTAAGGATATTTCGATTAGTTTATTTTTAGGAGCAATTTGTATCTCCATTATGTACATTGCAATATCTTTTGTAACAATAGGGACCCACTCATATGGTGATAAAGATCAGATAGCTTCCCTTAGTATTCTAATATCAAAAGGATTAGGACCGATAGGTACATATATAACAACCATTTTAGCAATTTTCATATCGTTTAGTGCTGTACATGCTAACATTGCAGGTTTTTCAAGAATGATTTACGCTCAAGCTAGAGAAGGACATTTCCCTTCCTTCTTTGCTAAGTTACACTCTCAATTTCAAACTCCAACTAGGGTATTACTAGTTCTAGGAGGCATTTTTAGTTGTATTTTAATTTTTTATGGTATGGCACGACCAAATTTAGAAATGCTTCTTAAAGGTCCTAGTGTAATATTTATTACTTCATATATTTTTACAATGCTTGCTGCTCTTAAATTATTAAAAGTGCGTGATATAGGTTGGTGGATGGCCTTCCTATCTCTAATTATATGTATTATTGTATACTCATTTAGTGGTTGGGCTATTTTCTATCCAGTTATCTTATCAGTTATTGGTTGGATTTATATAGTTATGAATAAGAAGTATAGTACTATAACCAATCATCAAATAAATACATCAAATGAAAATTAGTTTCTACTCCTATAAACTCATACCACAGATTATATACTGTTATTAGCACTATCCAGGTTGGAATAAGTACAGTTTCAGCTGACTTATAATTAGATCAATGTAATTTAATAAAATATGAATGATTACTAGAAGTTATTTTTCATCTTTCAATTAACAACCCTTTTTTATAACGTGCCTCTGCAAAGAAACGTTATAAAAAAGGGTTGTTAATTATGCGCAGACCCTCTTTCCCCTTACTTCACATATACATAAGTTTCATTTACAATTATAAAGTAGGTTTTATCCTTACTGTTGTGTATTTTATATTGTAGCGAACCTGCACCAAAACAGTATAAATATAGGTTCTCGTGCAGTTTTTTCAAACTATAATAAACTTCGGAAAACCAACTAAGGAGCATAATAGATGAGATATGTTAAAGAAAAGTAGTTTGAGAAAGATAATATGTCTGAAATTCTAAAGGGACGTGGTATTTCAATTTATCCAACGACCATTATGCACTAAATTCGTGAATACGAAAATTTTATCCGTTATATTTGAAAAACAACAAAGCAAAAATACATTTAGAAATGGATGAACTATATATAAATGTCAACTAATCTATGTAGAAAAACGTTAATTTAATTGTGCATAAAATTACTCAACTTCGAGAGCTAAGTGGTTCTTGAGGGATGATAAGAATACCTGTAGATGCTTCAAGGTAACTACATAATGGTGT
This Bacillus paramycoides DNA region includes the following protein-coding sequences:
- a CDS encoding APC family permease, whose translation is MTQQSLKRSITWVQGTALTIGAVLGCGILILPSITANSAGPASILSWVIMSILAFPIVATLARLAKMIPSAGGITAYVQMAFNANTSAILGWIMLGSIPIGVPIIALTGAHYIGYVFPISNLSVIGIAALILITSLLLHIKGIELSSKVSVFVICIISLLIVVAVIVSIPYVKLSSFTPFVPNGWSSVGASSVIIFFSFVGWEMITPLAEEFKRPAKDISISLFLGAICISIMYIAISFVTIGTHSYGDKDQIASLSILISKGLGPIGTYITTILAIFISFSAVHANIAGFSRMIYAQAREGHFPSFFAKLHSQFQTPTRVLLVLGGIFSCILIFYGMARPNLEMLLKGPSVIFITSYIFTMLAALKLLKVRDIGWWMAFLSLIICIIVYSFSGWAIFYPVILSVIGWIYIVMNKKYSTITNHQINTSNEN
- a CDS encoding Lrp/AsnC family transcriptional regulator, giving the protein MDDTDLKILSHLQENARLSMVEIGKLVGLSSPSVTERVRRLEEQGVIISYRTIVNPKELKKHITAFVLMEPRDCNKYKKFAMEHSDVVECHRIAGMYSYLTKVVTESVHTLEDYINLCLEYGKPTTLIVLSSPVEHKSFFTESEKL